A window from Triticum aestivum cultivar Chinese Spring chromosome 6D, IWGSC CS RefSeq v2.1, whole genome shotgun sequence encodes these proteins:
- the LOC123140995 gene encoding wall-associated receptor kinase 2-like, with protein MVTSSVSIAAAALVLLISAKAVAAGDPPMMIGLPGCDTSCGDVSVPYPFGMGPSRCYRPGFKLTCDNDGSKPPRLLLGDGSAGTFEVDRISLDNSWMRVVSHGLQAINMSGRSGRWSLGETAGGVMYFLRPRSNEFILTGCNVQAMLLRKGNLENNLKVVMKFTYKNSSNWRRKADQLRVPVVLQWAVAHDVPVYNFSRKCPYDVKRSICKSTNSKCKDDKYCKDRGAYSCQCKKGYEGNPYLTGGCQDIKECEQKEKYDCYGDCEELPGSFRCRCPAGTHGNYTLPGGCVHKVRGNGNLRLIIGLSVASGPCILLLVLGALLITRALKQRKADALRWKFFSQNRGQLLKQLVSHRADIGERMIISLEELVKATNNFDQTRRLGEGGHGTVYKGILSDLHVVAIKKSNIVVKREIDEFINEVAILSQINHRNIVRLRGCCLETEVPLLAYEFISNGTLSDHLHRPEPGSLPWKDRLRITSEISKALAYLHSAVSVPVIHRDIKPSNILLDDALTAKVSDFGASRYIQVDQAGTTTAVQGTIGYLDPMYYYNGRLTESSDVYSFGVLLVELLTRRKPSLYRSTEGDGLVMQFVALLAEGNLPEILDPQVVEEGGSEVNEVATLAVACVKLGAEERPTMRQVEMALEALQATKEIVLADLVEEIDEVYVATGYPSTSQQAKKKQKETSRCYSQEEEFLLSATFPR; from the exons ATGGTAACCAGCAGTGTATCCATTGCGGCAGCGGCGCTGGTGCTGCTGATCTCGGCAAAAGCCGTCGCCGCAGGGGATCCGCCGATGATGATTGGGCTGCCGGGCTGCGACACCAGCTGTGGCGACGTGAGTGTGCCGTACCCGTTCGGCATGGGGCCGAGCAGGTGCTACAGGCCAGGGTTCAAGCTCACCTGCGACAATGACGGAAGCAAGCCCCCGCGGCTGCTCCTCGGCGACGGCAGCGCTGGCACATTCGAGGTCGACCGCATCTCCCTGGACAACAGCTGGATGCGCGTCGTCAGCCATGGACTGCAAGCCATCAACATGAGTGGTCGCTCCGGTCGGTGGAGCCTCGGTGAGACCGCCGGCGGGGTGATGTACTTCCTGCGTCCGAGGTCCAACGAGTTCATACTGACGGGCTGCAACGTGCAGGCGATGTTGCTGCGAAAGGGTAACCTC GAGAACAACCTGAAAGTGGTTATGAAATTTACCTACAAGAATAGTAGTAACTGGCGGCGGAAGGCTGATCAGCTCAGGGTCCCTGTGGTCCTCCAGTGGGCCGTGGCGCACGACGTCCCAGTGTATAATTTTTCGCGCAAATGCCCCTATGACGTAAAGCGGAGCATCTGCAAGAGCACCAACAGCAAATGCAAGGATGACAAGTATTGTAAGGACAGGGGAGCCTATTCCTGCCAGTGCAAGAAGGGCTACGAAGGCAACCCTTACCTCACCGGCGGATGCCAAG ATATCAAAGAGTGCGAGCAGAAAGAAAAATATGACTGCTATGGCGACTGTGAGGAATTGCCGGGGTCGTTTCGTTGCCGGTGCCCGGCAGGAACACATGGCAACTATACCCTACCTGGTGGCTGCGTCCACAAAG TGCGTGGAAACG GTAACTTGCGTTTAATCATTGGTCTCTCGGTTGCAAGTGGACCATGCATTTTACTGTTGGTTCTTGGTGCACTCCTAATAACCCGTGCTCTTAAGCAACGCAAGGCTGATGCATTGAGATGGAAGTTCTTTAGTCAGAACCGTGGGCAACTATTGAAGCAGTTGGTATCTCACAGGGCAGATATCGGAGAGAGGATGATCATTTCATTAGAAGAGCTAGTGAAGGCTACCAACAATTTTGATCAAACTCGCAGGCTCGGTGAAGGAGGGCATGGCACCGTCTACAAGGGGATCTTGTCGGACCTGCATGTTGTGGCCATCAAGAAATCAAATATTGTTGTCAAGAGAGAAATCGACGAGTTCATAAATGAGGTTGCCATACTCTCACAAATCAACCATAGAAATATTGTGAGGCTCCGTGGGTGTTGCCTCGAGACAGAAGTCCCTTTATTGGCTTATGAGTTCATTTCCAATGGAACACTCAGTGATCATCTTCACAGGCCAGAACCAGGATCGCTTCCTTGGAAAGATAGGTTGAGGATCACAAGTGAAATAAGCAAAGCTCTCGCTTACCTTCACTCTGCTGTTTCAGTCCCAGTAATACATAGAGATATCAAGCCTTCCAACATACTTCTTGACGATGCATTGACAGCAAAAGTTTCAGACTTTGGAGCTTCAAGATACATTCAAGTGGATCAAGCAGGAACAACAACTGCAGTGCAAGGAACTATAGGGTACTTAGACCCTATGTATTATTATAATGGGCGCCTCACAGAAAGTAGTGATGTTTATAGCTTTGGAGTCCTTCTTGTTGAATTGCTTACTAGGAGGAAGCCATCTTTGTATAGATCCACCGAAGGCGATGGACTTGTCATGCAATTTGTGGCACTACTTGCAGAAGGTAATCTGCCCGAAATATTAGACCCACAAGTTGTAGAGGAGGGGGGTAGCGAAGTGAACGAAGTTGCTACTCTAGCTGTGGCGTGTGTGAAACTAGGAGCAGAGGAGCGGCCAACCATGAGGCAAGTGGAGATGGCGCTTGAAGCTCTCCAAGCAACCAAGGAGATTGTCTTGGCTGATTTGGTAGAAGAAATAGATGAGGTGTATGTAGCAACGGGCTATCCCTCGACCAGCCAACaagcaaagaaaaaacaaaaagaaacaagcAGGTGTTATAGCCAAGAAGAAGAATTCCTGTTATCCGCGACATTCCCTCGATAG